The stretch of DNA CCACCAGCCCGACCACGACACCACTGGGAAGGTCTTGCCTGGCTATGTCAAAAGTAGCGCGCCCAATATTGCCCCCAGGAGTTGAACAGGTCAATCATGGCTAACCTCCCGCTTTATGAGCCCGCGTGCGCTCTCCTTGCCCCAGTCCGGCCGTGCAGGCAGGATTAGGGGACTTGAGAGAAGCAGCACCCCACCGGGCCACATCGTGCCTTGTTGGCAACCTCTGCGCATGTGTCGTGCGCCACGTGTTGCGCGGGGAGAGCCTGGCCCTTTCGCATCTCTTATAAGCCCGTGGCTACCCACGTTCCAGTTCGCGTTCCTTCTCTGCGATTAGCTCCCTGATCTTGGTGATCTCCTCGCGGCTCAGGGAGTCGGAGTTGATGAGATAGTTGGCAAGCGCCGCAAACGAACCACGGAAAGCCTTCGCAACCAAATGCGACATTTCCCGTCGTATTGCCTCTTCCCGGGAAAGAGTCGGTCGGTAGAAGTTGACCAGCCCTACCTTCTTTTGCTTCAGGAACCCTTTGGCGACCAGGTTGTTCATGATGGTCTGCACCGTGGTGTAGGCTTTCTCTCCGGCGGGATAGGCGTGCTCCAACACGTCCCGCACGCTTGGCGCCCCGCCTAAGGACCAGATGGCCTCCATCACTTCCCACTCTGCTTCCGTCAACTTGCGCGTATTGGCGATCTTGCTGTTCACTCCTGCATCCTCCTTTCGCAACCAGACATCTTCAGCTAAGCCTCATGAGTCTCCGCCTGCGCCAGCCCTCGCGGTGCGGTCCGCTCCATAGTCCCGCCAATTTTTCCTAGGCAGACAGGACCTCGCAGTCCGGGCACCCGGGCCCCGCGGTTGCGGTACTGTCCTGGCACTGCCCAACACGTGTCGGCCGCCCTCCGGCATTCGTTCCACAAAGTCTCTCTGCTCATTGCCTGAGATACTTGGCTAAGGTCGCGAGCAGACCCTCGCCGCGCAGCGCCCCTTAGAGCTCCACGATTATGCCACTCGGCCCGACAAGAATGGGCCTGGGAATGCCCAGCACGTCAAACCTTTGTGCCAGCTCGTTCTCGAACCCGCCGGCCAGGAATGCGTGGAGCCAGGGCATCGGCCAGTGCTTTTCGCGGAAAACTGCCACATGCGCCGGCCTGCGGTCCAAGGAAAGGCTGAGAATGGTAAAGTTTCTGTCCTTGAAACGCTCACAGGCAGCATGCAGGTGCGGCATCTCCCCACTACAGGGCCCGCACCAGGTGGCCCAAAAGTCCATCAGGTAGTACTTGCCAAGAAGGTCTTGTTGGTGATGGTCTGGCCGCCGTCCATGAGTTCCACGGCAAAATCGGGCACCGCCTTGCCCTTGGCAATGCGCCGCTCGGGGTTG from candidate division KSB1 bacterium encodes:
- a CDS encoding BlaI/MecI/CopY family transcriptional regulator encodes the protein MNSKIANTRKLTEAEWEVMEAIWSLGGAPSVRDVLEHAYPAGEKAYTTVQTIMNNLVAKGFLKQKKVGLVNFYRPTLSREEAIRREMSHLVAKAFRGSFAALANYLINSDSLSREEITKIRELIAEKERELERG
- a CDS encoding TlpA family protein disulfide reductase, whose product is MDFWATWCGPCSGEMPHLHAACERFKDRNFTILSLSLDRRPAHVAVFREKHWPMPWLHAFLAGGFENELAQRFDVLGIPRPILVGPSGIIVEL